The sequence CCGACCGGAGAAATAGTATAGATTTTATCGTCGGCAATTAATTTGGAATTTACAAAATCGACTGTGGCGACAATTTCTGTTTTGATTGTATTTTTTTTGCTGCTTCCAAACATTTTTTTCAAATCGGTTACCAGTTGAGGACATTCGATTGCCAGGAAGCCGTTGTTGATGGCGTTGCGTTTATACGTCTCGCTGAAAGAGCCTGCTATTACGAGTTGAATGCCTTTGTATTTGAGCGCTGTAGCCGCCTGTTCTCTCGAACTGCCCGTTCCAAAATTAAATCCTCCGACGAGTATATCGCCTTCCTGCGCAATATTTCTGAATTCGGGGTCGTAATTTTCCATAACAACGTTAGCCTGATCCTGAGGAGTCATATCGTCGTTGTAAGTGTATTTGCCCGGATAAATACCGTCTGTGTTTAAGTTATCCTGAGGGCAGAAGATAATTTCTCCTTTTATTTCGGTGGGAAACCCTTCAATAATATCGACCTGTCGAGTTTGCGTTTCGGATTTAGAATTTATTTTTATCGAACCCGCAATCGAATTTTTGTTTTCTGAAATGTCGTAGTTGATATATCCGCTGACTGCTGAATAGGCAACTACGGCGGGCGAAGCCAGATATGCAAAAGCATTTGGCGAACCCATTCTGCCTTTGAAATTTCTGTTGGTTGCCGAGATGCCTACCTCGCCGTCTTCAAGCAATCCCGCTCCCAATCCGATGCAGGGACCGCAACCAGGAGGAAGCGGAATGGCGCCGGCTTCGATTAAATCTTGCCAGTAGCCCCGAGCCTCGCTCTCTTTTTGAACTTCGCTGGAAGCCGCCGCAATATAAAATTTTACATGCGGAGCTATCTTTTTCCCTTTTACTATTTTGGCCGCCTGTTCTATGTCTTCTAGTCTTGAATTGACGCATGACACGAGATAAGCTTTATCAATTTTTACTTTCTTTTTCGTCAGCTCTGATACGAGGGCGTATTTCTTTACGCTGTTCGGTCCCGACACGACGGGCTCAATCGAAGATAAGTCTATTGTAAGTTCTTTTGCGTAAAATGCGTCGGTGTCCGGTTTGAGATTATTCAGGTTTTCTTTTAGTTCATTCAATCTTTCTCTGTTCAATCTGGGATTTTTGCCGTTGCCGTCGGCATCCGAAGGCACGCCTTCGGGACCTCTCTTTTCGATATAATCGATTCTTCTTTCAATCCATTCGAGAGTTATATCGTCGACAGGGAAGAGTCCTGCGACAGCGCCCCATTCGGTAGTCATATTCGCAATCGAAAGTCTCTGGTCTACCGACAGGCAGTTTATACCGTCGCCCGAAAATTCAACCGCGCAATTCAATACTTCGTCGTTATTGAAATAACCGCAGAGAGCGATAATAACGTCTTTACCTGTAACCCCTTCGGATAAACTCCCCGTTAATACGACTTTGACAGTTTGTGGAACCTGCCACCATGTTTTTCCGGTTGCCCAGATCGATGCGGCGTCGGTTCTCACAATCGGAGTGCCGAGACATCCGATACCGCCGTACATATTCGAATGACTGTCGGAGGCAACCACCATGGAACCCGGGAACGCGTATCCTTCTTCTACCATAATCTGATGTCCTATGCCTCGCCCTGCGGGATAGAAGTCCGCTCCCATTTCCTTGGCAAATTCTTCGATGCGTTTGTATTTATTCAGATTCTTTTCGTCTTTGTTTTGAATATCGTGGTCGAGCGTTATTACTACCTGTCGGGGATTGGCAAGTTTTGTTGCTCCGATCGATTTGAATTTCGGAATAACCGCACCGGTATTATCGTGAGTCATCACGTATGCCGGTCGTATAGTAATGTAGTCGCCGGCGCTAATTTCCTGATTCGGCTTCAATCCGATTGCATGTTTCTGTGCGATTTTTTCGACTAAAGTTTGGGGCATTCTCTACTCCGGAAAATTATGTTTGGCAATACAAATATATCTATTCTCGGCAAATAATAACTTTTCAATTCTTAAACGGCTCGAAAGATACGAAATCGGCATGATGCACAATTATCGCTTCTACGGATCTTTTTCCCAGATCGCCTTCTTTGGAATGATAAGCTATTATGTGGAGAACTTCAGGAGGCAGTCCGAACCTGTCGGCAATCGCAACGCCGCTGAAAGGATGGCGCAGCAGACTTCCGGCTTTGCTCGTTCCGAGTTTGCCGTCCTTTTTCGTATATTCGAATAATTTCCCTACGTCGATTAAAATTGCTCCGGCAATCAAGATGTCCATGTCGATATTGACCTCATTTCCGAAATTCTTTTGCATTCTTTTGGCAATGTCGACGGCAAGCTGCACGCACGTTCTTTTGTGATTAATGAAGGAAATATTGCAGTCTTTTATTAAAAGCGAAAACGGAATTTCGTATAAATCCCGCGCTGTTAACTCTGAATTTTCCACAGCATATTTCCAGCATTCGATCACTTTCTCTTTGAGCGAAGGATCGTTAATTAAGTTTACTTCGGGCCATAAAAGAATTATTTCGTCTTTGCTCATATCATTTATTTTGATGTTGAAGGTTCGGTATTGGTCCTGAGTACGGTAAAAGCCTGCCATGCCAGCATTACAGCCAAGACAAAAAGAAATATCGATACGATTGAAAGCAAATAGTTGTTGATTAGGAAATTATTATAAAAGAGCATGGCAAGAGCCGATAAAGTAACGGCAAACATGAATAACATCGGGATGAGAGTGAAGTAATAATTTATCTTAAGATTAATTACCCAGACCGTTATAGCCAGAAGCGCTATGGCTGCGAGAAGTTGATTGGCGCTGCCGAATACCGGCCAGATAGTCATACTCTGACCGCTCATTGTTAGAAGTCCGCCGGCTATGACGGTAATGAAAGTGGCAAAATATCTGTTGGATGTAATTCCGCTTTTTTCAGTCTGTTGCCGGGTTTCAAAAAATTCCTGGAAGGTATAACGGGCTAATCTGGTCGCCGTGTCGAGGGAAGTAAGAGCAAATGCGGCTACGGCGAGCGCGGCAAAACTCGATGCGTGCGATTTATCGATACCAAGCAGAGGGATATTATTTATGAAAGTTGCTATGCCGGTTGAAAAAGCCGTAACCGCGCCTTTCTCGTTTAATAACTGAATAAAATGAGCTTGATCTAATGAAGCTACGGATAATAATGCCAGTACAGCAAGAACTCCTTCGATGAGCATGCCGCCGTAACCGATCAGTTTTGCGTCGGTCTCTTTGTCGAGCTGTTTAGCCGTCGTACCGCTGCTTACGATCGAATGAAAACCGCTTATTGCGCCGCACGCCACCGTTACGAAAAGGGCGGGGAAAAGATATCCGATTTTATTGATGTTGAAATTGGTAACCGGGGCAAGATGAACTTCGGGCATTGTAAAAAACAAACCGGCTATTCCTCCCAGCATCAAAGCATAAAGCAAGAACGAATTCAAATAATCGCGCGGCTGCAATAATATCCATACCGGTGTTACCGAGGCGAAAAAGATGTAAACTAATAAAATTACTATCCAGGCCTGTTTGCTCAAAAGCAATGGAAACTGATTGCCGAAATAAATTGCCAGCGCCAATAAGACAATTCCTACCGCTGAAGATATAAGAAGCGGAATTTTTTTGCGATATGATAATAGTCCGAACGCGATTGCAATAACAATAAATAAGATGGATGCGGTGCCTGCGGAAGGAATGCTGTTGAATGTATTCGATACGATTATTGTAAAAACTGCGATAACGAGAATAAGCGTAGACCATGTAAAAATGAGAAACAATTTTTTGCCGTTCAGACCGATATAATTTTCAATTACTTGTCCGATGG comes from Melioribacter roseus P3M-2 and encodes:
- the lysF gene encoding homoaconitase codes for the protein MPQTLVEKIAQKHAIGLKPNQEISAGDYITIRPAYVMTHDNTGAVIPKFKSIGATKLANPRQVVITLDHDIQNKDEKNLNKYKRIEEFAKEMGADFYPAGRGIGHQIMVEEGYAFPGSMVVASDSHSNMYGGIGCLGTPIVRTDAASIWATGKTWWQVPQTVKVVLTGSLSEGVTGKDVIIALCGYFNNDEVLNCAVEFSGDGINCLSVDQRLSIANMTTEWGAVAGLFPVDDITLEWIERRIDYIEKRGPEGVPSDADGNGKNPRLNRERLNELKENLNNLKPDTDAFYAKELTIDLSSIEPVVSGPNSVKKYALVSELTKKKVKIDKAYLVSCVNSRLEDIEQAAKIVKGKKIAPHVKFYIAAASSEVQKESEARGYWQDLIEAGAIPLPPGCGPCIGLGAGLLEDGEVGISATNRNFKGRMGSPNAFAYLASPAVVAYSAVSGYINYDISENKNSIAGSIKINSKSETQTRQVDIIEGFPTEIKGEIIFCPQDNLNTDGIYPGKYTYNDDMTPQDQANVVMENYDPEFRNIAQEGDILVGGFNFGTGSSREQAATALKYKGIQLVIAGSFSETYKRNAINNGFLAIECPQLVTDLKKMFGSSKKNTIKTEIVATVDFVNSKLIADDKIYTISPVGIPAQELIVPGGLENWIKKNLGN
- a CDS encoding HD domain-containing protein → MSKDEIILLWPEVNLINDPSLKEKVIECWKYAVENSELTARDLYEIPFSLLIKDCNISFINHKRTCVQLAVDIAKRMQKNFGNEVNIDMDILIAGAILIDVGKLFEYTKKDGKLGTSKAGSLLRHPFSGVAIADRFGLPPEVLHIIAYHSKEGDLGKRSVEAIIVHHADFVSFEPFKN
- a CDS encoding carbon starvation CstA family protein; translated protein: MSGIILVVFAIILFISAYRIYGNFISNKFSIDGNHTTPSHEMYDGVDYVPAKPPVLLGHHFASIAGAGPIVGPIIAASFGWAPVYAWILIGSTFIGGVHDYTALIASIRHKGKTIGQVIENYIGLNGKKLFLIFTWSTLILVIAVFTIIVSNTFNSIPSAGTASILFIVIAIAFGLLSYRKKIPLLISSAVGIVLLALAIYFGNQFPLLLSKQAWIVILLVYIFFASVTPVWILLQPRDYLNSFLLYALMLGGIAGLFFTMPEVHLAPVTNFNINKIGYLFPALFVTVACGAISGFHSIVSSGTTAKQLDKETDAKLIGYGGMLIEGVLAVLALLSVASLDQAHFIQLLNEKGAVTAFSTGIATFINNIPLLGIDKSHASSFAALAVAAFALTSLDTATRLARYTFQEFFETRQQTEKSGITSNRYFATFITVIAGGLLTMSGQSMTIWPVFGSANQLLAAIALLAITVWVINLKINYYFTLIPMLFMFAVTLSALAMLFYNNFLINNYLLSIVSIFLFVLAVMLAWQAFTVLRTNTEPSTSK